A segment of the Acidimicrobiales bacterium genome:
AGCGAGACGGCGGCACCGACGCGTTCTCGGTCGACCACGTGGTCACGGGCGGCACCGCGGTGAGCGGCACCGACTTCACCGGCGGCAACGGCACGCTGGGCTTCGCGAACGGCGAGAACACGCGGTCGTTCAACGTGAACATCCTCGACGACGGCATCGTGGGGAGCTCCCGCACGATCGTGATCCGGCTCCAGAACGCGGGGGCGGCCTCCATCGCGGCCCCGATCCAGATCACGATCACGATCCTCGACAACGACGTGTCGACCATCGAGTTCCAGTCGGTCTGCTACCCGGTCGTCAAGCCGATCCTGCCGGCGAACGGAACGGTGAACGTGGTGGTCGAGCGGGCCGGGGCCACCGGCGGCACGGCCACGGTCGCCTACACCATCACGCCGGTCACCGCCGGCCCGGGCGACTACACGGCCGCGCCGGCCGCGGGCATCCTCACGTTCGGTCCCGGTGTCGCCTCCGTTTTCGTCCCCGGCATCACGATCCTCGGCACGGCGGGTCTCACCGGTGCGCCCAACGTGTCGTTCGACGTCACCCTGTCGTCGCCCACCAACGCGTCCCTCGGCAACCGCACCGCCGCCTCCGTGACCATCCAGAACAACCAGGTCACCGCAGCCAGCAACGGGACGTTCTCGTTCTCGTGCCGACGCTACGAGGCCTCGGAGGGCGCGGGCAGCGTGGCCATCGGGGTCGACCGCGCGACCGGTGACAGCGGGGTGGCCACCGTCTCCTACGGCACGTCCAACGGCAGCGCCGTCGCCGGCGTCGACTACGTGGCCATCGCCCCGCCCCTTCAGATGGCGCCGAACTGGCTCAACGGTGAGGGCCCCGCTGGTGGGCGCACCAAGACCTTCACAGTCGGCCTGATCCCCAACGCCATCCCGGAGGCGGTGCGCTCGTTCAACGTGAACCTGAGCGCGCCCACCGGTGGTGCGGCCATCGCCGGCGACACCACGGCCATCGTGTCGATCATCGACGACGACGTGTCCCTGGTGGCGCTGTCGGCCACCGGCTACGCGGTCAACGCCAACGGAGGCAGCGTCACCATCACGGCGGTGCGCCCCGTCGGCGGCCCTGCCGTCACGGTCACGTACGGCACCGCCGACGGGTCGGCCCTCGCCGGTCGCGACTACACCGCGGTGTCCGGCTCGCTCAACTTCGGCGCCGGGCAGACGTCGCGGACCTTCTCGGTCCCGATCCTGAACGACGGCGCGTCGGGCGACCGCACGTTCCAGGTGTTCATCGCCGGCGGCGCGGTCGGCACCCCGTCCCAGGCCACGGTCACGATCCGGCCGTCGGCGGTCACCACCACGACGACCGCCCCGGCCACCGGGGCGATCCGCGTGGCCGACACCGACCGGATCGGCACGGCCATCGAGGCGTCGATGGTGGCCTTCCCGGTGAACGGCACGGCCACGGTGGCGATCCTGGCCCGGGCCGACCTGTTCCCCGACGCCCTGGCCGGCACCCCCCTGTCCAAGGCCAAGGGGGGCCCGCTGCTGCTCACCTCGAGCACGGTGCTCGACGCGTCGGTGCAGACCGAGCTCGCGCGGGTGCTGCCCACCGGCCGCACCGTGTACGTGCTCGGGGGCACTGCGGCCATCGGCCAGGCCATCGTGGATCGCCTGGTCGCCCTCGGCTACAACGTGGTGCGCCTGGGCGGGCCCAACCGCTACGACACCGCCGTGACCATCAGCCGTGACGGGCTGGGCACGCCCCGGGCGTACCTGCTCGCCAGCGGGCTCGACTTCCCCGACGCCCTGAGCGCCGGTGCGGCCGCGGCCCAGCAGGGTGCCGGCGTGCTGCTCACGGCCGGCAGCACCCTCCCGGCCGCGACGCAGGCCTACCTGGCCACCGTGGCCGGCGCACCGCTCACCGCCATCGGCGGCCCGGCGGCGGCAGCCGTCCCCTCGGCCACCCCGGTGGTGGGCGCCGACCGCTACGACACGGCGGTGCGCACCGCCCAGCGGTTCTTCACCGCTCCCGCCCGCGTGGCCGTGGCCAGCGGCGTGGCCTTCCCGGACGGGCTCTCGGGCGGCGCGCTGGCGTCGCTGAAGAGCGGGCCCCTGCTGCTCACCGACCCGAGCACGCTGCCCACCGTGGTCCGCTCGTACCTCGAGGCCACGTCCTCCATCACCACCGCGTACGTCATGGGCGGCACCGCCGCCATCAGCGCCGCCGTGCAGAACGCGGTGGCGGCGGCCATCGCGTAGGCCGGCGGCCACGCATGGCCCGCACCGAGCCCGCCACCGGTCCGGCGGGACCGCCCGTCCTGAGGGCACCGGTGGCGATCGTCACCCAGGCCCTGGCCCGGGTGGCCGGTGCGGTGGGGGTCGACGGCCCGGGGGAGCGACCCCGACGAGTGTGGACCTCGGGCGAGGGCCGGGTGCACATCGAGCTCCGGGGCGTGGGCCGGCCCGAGGCCGAGGGCCTGGCCGGCGCGGTCGAGTCTGCGCTGGAGCGTCTGGGGCGCGTGCGGTGGGCCGAGGTCGACCGCGCCGTCGGCACGGTCGTGGTCGCGCTGGCCGGTGCAGTCGACGACGAGGAAGGCGGCGAGGAGCTCGACGTCTCCGAGGGCGCCGGGGATCTGGTGGACGCGGTCGAGAGCGCCGAGGCCGAGCACGGTCTGGTGGGGGCTCCGCTGTCGGGCCGGCCCGAGCACCCCGGCGACCCCGGCCCGGCCCGGCGCCAGGCCGTGGCGCTGGGCGCCGACCTGGTGGGGATCGGCGTCGCGGTGGCGAGCCGGGCGGTGCGGGCCCCGCGGCTGCCGCGCCCCGTCGGGGTGGCGGTGGCCCTGGTGGAGGGCGCCCCCCGCCTGCGGGCGGTGGTGGAGGGCTCCCTCGGGGTGGCCCGCGCCGAGGTCGTCCTGCCGGTGACGAACGCCGCGACGCAGGCGCTCACCGGCAACGTGATCGGGCTGGCCGTCGACGCCGCCCTGCGCCTGACGCTGCTCACCGAGCGGCTGGCCCACCAGCGGGCCTGGCTGGCCAGGGAGCCCGAGCTGTTCCCGGCCAAGACGGGGGTGGCCGACCTGCCGGTGCCCGATCTCCCCCGCCCGGTGCCGCTGCCCGAGGGTGTGGCCGAGCGGTGGGCCGACCGGGCCGGGCTCGTGTCGTTGGGTGCCGGGGTGGTCGCGCTGGGCGTGACCCGGGACGTCAGGGTGCCGGCCGCCATGCTGGCCGCTGGGCTCCCGCGGGCCAGCCGTCTGGCCGCCCACGGCTTCACCGCCCAGCTGGGCCGCGACCTGGCCGGGCGGGGCGTGGTGGTGTTCGATCGGGGGGCGCTCCTTCGCCTCGACCGCATCGACACGCTGGTCCTCGACGCCCGGCTGCTCGAGGGCGAGTCGCTCGATCCGGTGGTGGTGGCCGGCCGTCGTGCGGGGCTGGCGGTGATCCTCGCCGTCGAGGGCCCCAGCCTGGCGCCGGCGGGCGGGGTCGACCGGACGGTCGCCGGCGGGGCCGACCTGGTGCGCTCGATCCACGCCCTCCAGAAGGAGGGCGCGGTGGTCGCGCTGCTGTCGGCCCGCTCGAACGCCGGGCTGCGCGCCGCCGACCTCGGCCTGGGCCTGCTGGGCCGCACGCCCCGCCCGCCCCTGGCCGCCGACGTGCTCCTGGGTCCGGGCCTCGACGACACGGTGCTCGTGCTGGCCGCAGCATCCGCGGCCCGGCGGGTCGCCCGTGCGAGCACGGTGCTCGCCCTCGGGGCGTCGCTCACCGGAGGGGGTCTGGCCGTGCTGGGCCCGCCCGCAGGTGCCGTCGCCCGCGCCAACCTGTCGGTGAGCGGGGCCGGCATGGTGGGCCTGCTGGCCGGGACCCTCGAGGGGGTGACCCTCGGACGGGCTCACCCGCGTCCGGCGGTGCGCGAGGTGCCCCGGACGGTGTCGGGGAACGGGCAGCGGGCGCCAGCGGCGGGCGTCAGCCCCGACGCACGCTGAGGGCCAGGTCCTGCACGGCGGCGGCGCTCACCGCGGCCGGCCCACCCAGCACCTCGACCTCGCCCACCTCGCCGGCACGGGCCGCCAGGAAGGCGTGGGTCTCGTCGTCCGCGCCGGCCGCGCTGCCGTCGACCAGGAGCACGAGCCCGTGGGTGCGGGCCGCGAGGGCGCCGGCGGTGAGGCTGTCGGGGAAGGCGGTGCCGGTGGCCAGGTGGACGTGGCCGAGCACCGACCGGTCGGCGGCCACGATCTGCTCGGCCACCGCCACCGACGTGGCGTAGCGGTCGGCGCCGGCCAGACGCGCTCCCCCCGGCACGAAGTGCAGGATGTTGTCGCCGAGCACGGCGGTGCCGCCCACGAGCACCACCCGGCTGGCGCCCAGGGCGCGCCAGGCGTCGACCGACTCCTGGGGGATGATCCGGTCGCCCGAGAGCAGGATCGGCCAGCCTCGCGAGGCCGCGAGCCCGGCGGCGGAGACGCCGTCGGCGAAGCGATCGCCGTTCACCAGCACCACCGTGCCGTCGCCGGCACCGACCGCGTGGGCCACCGCGACGGCGGTCCCCACCGCGTCGCCGGCCCCGCCGATGCGCTCGACCTGGTAGCCCTGCGCGCGCAGGTCGCCCTCGACGGCGGTGGGTACGCTCCCCACGAGGGTCACCCGCCGGGGGGCCAGCCGCGACAGCTCGCTGCGGACGGTCGTGGCGAGGCCGCCGTCACCCACGAGGAGCAGGGGGGCGTCACGGGTGCCGGCCAGCACCGACGCCGGGAGGGCTTCGGCGTAGCGGTCGCCCCGGACCAGGACGGCCTCGGCGGCACCGGCGGGCCAGGCCCGCTGGGACACTGCCACCGAGGTGCCGATCCGGTCGCTGCCGGCCAGCCGGGGGAGGGCGGCGGATCCGGCTGGGGCGCTGCCGGTCGCGCCGCCGCCGGTGGCCGTCAGGCCCGGGACCTCGACCGGGGCGTCGAGGTGCTCGGCGGCGAGCAGCGACTGGTACGGGTTCACGACGTTGCCGTCCGGGTCCTCCATCTCGAAGTGGAGGTGCGGGCCGACGTCCTCGGCGTTGCCGCTGTCACCCAGGTACGCCAGCAGCTGGCCGGCGACCACGTGGGCGCCGACCTCGATCCCTGGTCCGAACACGTCGTCGAGCGGCGCGGCCCCGTCGTCGGTGCCGGGCGTGTCGTTGTTGATGTGGAGGTAGCGGTACACCCAGCCGTCGTCGGCGGTGAGCTCGAGCAGGTAGCCGTACGCGGGCTCGGGCAGCGGCATGCGGGTGATCTCGCCGTCGGCGACGGCGACGAGCGGCTGCATCTTGTCGCCCATCAGGTCCTGGGCGTGGTGGGGGCCGTTGGCGCGCGGGGCGGTGAACCAGTCCTCGAACCAGACCTCGCCGACGACCGGGAAGACCAGGGGGCGTACGGGGCCCGGGTCGATCACGGCGGCCGCGGCCGGTGCGGCGGCGGCCCCGATCAGGGTGGCGGCCAGGGTCAGCCCGACGCAGCACGCGCCGAGCGCGGCGCGAAGACGGCGCATGGGGCTTCTCATCGGCGGACGGGGTGCCCGAGTTGAGCCCGGAGGCGGTGCATGGGGCCGGCTAGCCCTCCTTGACCACGGCGTACCAGACGCGCTCGGCGACCGCCTCGACCCCCTCGCCGAGGCGAGCGTAGCGCCGGTAGAGCTCCCGCTGGGCGATCACCACCCGCAGCTCCTCCTCGGCCAGCAGGGCCGACATGGCCTTGCGGTACGTCCGCTCCAGGCGCCGGGTGGCCTTGATGGCGGCGTCGGCCTCGGCCGTGGCCCGGTCGGCGTCGACCAGCAGGGCGTCGAAGGCGGCCGCCAGGTGGCGGGTGCCCTCGAGGACCTGGCCGGCCATGTCGGCCAGGGCGGGGTCGGGGTCCATCCCCATCACCTCGGCCTCGCGCACCGCGTCCTTGGCCCCGTTGATCACGGCGTCGAGCCGCTCCGACAGGACGTAGACGTCCTCGGCGTCGATGGGGGTGCTGAAGGCGGCCCGCAGCTCGGCCTGCAGGTGCCGGCGGGCCTCGTCCGCCCGGTGCTCGGCGTCGCGGAGACGCTGGGCGTTCTCGAGGTGGCCCTCGGACCAGGCGACGAACGCCTCGAGGCCGGTGAGGGTGATGTCGGCCTGGCCTCGCAACAGGGCGAGCACGTCGGGCGTGTGGGGCAGGAACCAGCGCTTCACGGGCACCTCGCGGTCAGGGGCGGGGTCACGAGAGCCACCGCCAGAAGGGCAGGGCCAGGGCGGCCACGGTGGCACCGGCCGGCATGGTGACGACCCACGCCGCCAGCATCTCCTGCACCACGGCCCAGCGCACGTGGCGTCGCCCCCGGTTGGCGCCGACGCCCACCACCGACGAGGCGACCACGTGGGTGGTGCTCACCGGCGCGCCGACGGCGGCGGCCGAGAGGATCACCGCCGACGACGCTCCCTGGCTCACCAGGCCGTCGAGCGGGCGGATGCGGTAGATGCCCCGGCCGAGGGTGCGGGCGATGCGCCAGCCACCGAGGGCCGTGCCGAACGTGAGGGAGAGCCCTGCGGTCAGCTTGACCCACAGGGGCACGGTGAACGAGTCGAGGCGGCCCGCGGCGATCAGCATGGCGGTGATGAGGCCCATGGTCTTCTGGGCGTCGTTGGCGCCGTGGCTGAACGCCAGGGTCGCGGCGGTCACCCACTCGCCCTGCTTCAC
Coding sequences within it:
- a CDS encoding cell wall-binding repeat-containing protein is translated as MAELGARGGRRILGGVLAVVVAVAAIVVFAGTASAAAGSVRFSLSSLTVSEGQGLVSIGVQRDGGTDAFSVDHVVTGGTAVSGTDFTGGNGTLGFANGENTRSFNVNILDDGIVGSSRTIVIRLQNAGAASIAAPIQITITILDNDVSTIEFQSVCYPVVKPILPANGTVNVVVERAGATGGTATVAYTITPVTAGPGDYTAAPAAGILTFGPGVASVFVPGITILGTAGLTGAPNVSFDVTLSSPTNASLGNRTAASVTIQNNQVTAASNGTFSFSCRRYEASEGAGSVAIGVDRATGDSGVATVSYGTSNGSAVAGVDYVAIAPPLQMAPNWLNGEGPAGGRTKTFTVGLIPNAIPEAVRSFNVNLSAPTGGAAIAGDTTAIVSIIDDDVSLVALSATGYAVNANGGSVTITAVRPVGGPAVTVTYGTADGSALAGRDYTAVSGSLNFGAGQTSRTFSVPILNDGASGDRTFQVFIAGGAVGTPSQATVTIRPSAVTTTTTAPATGAIRVADTDRIGTAIEASMVAFPVNGTATVAILARADLFPDALAGTPLSKAKGGPLLLTSSTVLDASVQTELARVLPTGRTVYVLGGTAAIGQAIVDRLVALGYNVVRLGGPNRYDTAVTISRDGLGTPRAYLLASGLDFPDALSAGAAAAQQGAGVLLTAGSTLPAATQAYLATVAGAPLTAIGGPAAAAVPSATPVVGADRYDTAVRTAQRFFTAPARVAVASGVAFPDGLSGGALASLKSGPLLLTDPSTLPTVVRSYLEATSSITTAYVMGGTAAISAAVQNAVAAAIA
- a CDS encoding cell wall-binding repeat-containing protein, translating into MRRLRAALGACCVGLTLAATLIGAAAAPAAAAVIDPGPVRPLVFPVVGEVWFEDWFTAPRANGPHHAQDLMGDKMQPLVAVADGEITRMPLPEPAYGYLLELTADDGWVYRYLHINNDTPGTDDGAAPLDDVFGPGIEVGAHVVAGQLLAYLGDSGNAEDVGPHLHFEMEDPDGNVVNPYQSLLAAEHLDAPVEVPGLTATGGGATGSAPAGSAALPRLAGSDRIGTSVAVSQRAWPAGAAEAVLVRGDRYAEALPASVLAGTRDAPLLLVGDGGLATTVRSELSRLAPRRVTLVGSVPTAVEGDLRAQGYQVERIGGAGDAVGTAVAVAHAVGAGDGTVVLVNGDRFADGVSAAGLAASRGWPILLSGDRIIPQESVDAWRALGASRVVLVGGTAVLGDNILHFVPGGARLAGADRYATSVAVAEQIVAADRSVLGHVHLATGTAFPDSLTAGALAARTHGLVLLVDGSAAGADDETHAFLAARAGEVGEVEVLGGPAAVSAAAVQDLALSVRRG
- a CDS encoding DUF47 family protein gives rise to the protein MKRWFLPHTPDVLALLRGQADITLTGLEAFVAWSEGHLENAQRLRDAEHRADEARRHLQAELRAAFSTPIDAEDVYVLSERLDAVINGAKDAVREAEVMGMDPDPALADMAGQVLEGTRHLAAAFDALLVDADRATAEADAAIKATRRLERTYRKAMSALLAEEELRVVIAQRELYRRYARLGEGVEAVAERVWYAVVKEG